One window of the Triticum dicoccoides isolate Atlit2015 ecotype Zavitan chromosome 3B, WEW_v2.0, whole genome shotgun sequence genome contains the following:
- the LOC119275889 gene encoding transcription factor HBP-1b(c38) isoform X1, whose amino-acid sequence MAEASPRTETSTDDTDENLMLEPGNAALAVVSDSSDRSRDKNGDQKTMRRLAQNREAARKSRLRKKAYVQQLENSRLKLTQLEQELQRARQQGIFISSSADQSHSMSGNGALAFDTEYARWLEEHNRQVNELRAAVNAHAGDTELRSVVEKIMSHYDEIFKQKGNAAKADVFHVLSGMWKTPAERCFLWLGGFRPSELLKLLSTQLEPLTEQQLSGICNLQQSSQQAEDALSQGMEALQQSLAETLAGSIGSSGSGSTGNVANYMGQMAMAMGKLGTLENFLRQADNLRQQTLQQMQRILTTRQSARALLVISDYSSRLRALSSLWLARPKE is encoded by the exons ATGGCAGAGGCCAGCCCTAGAACAGAAACGTCAACAGATGATACTGATGAAAATCTTATG CTTGAACCAGGGAATGCTGCTCTTGCTGTTGTTTCTGACTCTAGTGACAGATCCAGAGACAAAAACGGAGATCAAAAG ACAATGCGTCGGCTTGCTCAAAATCGCGAGGCTGCTAGGAAAAGTCGTTTGAGGAAAAAG GCATATGTTCAACAATTGGAGAACAGCAGGCTAAAGCTTACCCAGCTAGAGCAGGAGTTGCAACGAGCTCGTCAACAA GGCATTTTTATATCTAGTTCAGCAGACCAGTCCCATTCCATGAGTGGAAATG GGGCGTTGGCTTTTGACACGGAGTACGCACGGTGGTTGGAAGAACACAATCGACAAGTTAATGAGCTGAGAGCTGCAGTTAATGCTCATGCAGGCGATACTGAGCTGCGTAGTGTTGTTGAGAAGATCATGTCACACTATGATGAGATTTTTAAGCAAAAAGGAAATGCAGCCAAAGCAGATGTCTTTCATGTGTTATCAGGCATGTGGAAGACACCAGCTGAGAGGTGTTTCCTATGGCTTGGAGGTTTCCGACCTTCTGAGCTTTTAAAG CTTCTTTCGACCCAGCTTGAACCCCTAACTGAGCAGCAGCTGTCAGGGATATGCAACCTTCAGCAATCATCACAACAAGCTGAGGATGCTCTTTCACAAGGAATGGAGGCTCTTCAGCAGTCTTTGGCAGAAACGTTGGCTGGGTCTATCGGCTCTTCTGGATCTGGATCAACAGGAAATGTGGCAAACTACATGGGGCAAATGGCCATGGCCATGGGAAAGCTTGGAACCCTTGAAAATTTCCTTCGTCAG GCTGACAACCTGCGGCAGCAGACTCTTCAGCAGATGCAAAGGATCCTGACCACAAGGCAGTCTGCCCGTGCACTTCTTGTGATAAGTGATTACTCATCCCGGCTTCGTGCCCTAAGTTCTCTTTGGCTTGCTCGACCGAAGGAATAA
- the LOC119275889 gene encoding transcription factor HBP-1b(c38) isoform X2 yields MAEASPRTETSTDDTDENLMLEPGNAALAVVSDSSDRSRDKNGDQKTMRRLAQNREAARKSRLRKKAYVQQLENSRLKLTQLEQELQRARQQGIFISSSADQSHSMSGNGALAFDTEYARWLEEHNRQVNELRAAVNAHAGDTELRSVVEKIMSHYDEIFKQKGNAAKADVFHVLSGMWKTPAERCFLWLGGFRPSELLKGYATFSNHHNKLRMLFHKEWRLFSSLWQKRWLGLSALLDLDQQEMWQTTWGKWPWPWESLEPLKISFVRLTTCGSRLFSRCKGS; encoded by the exons ATGGCAGAGGCCAGCCCTAGAACAGAAACGTCAACAGATGATACTGATGAAAATCTTATG CTTGAACCAGGGAATGCTGCTCTTGCTGTTGTTTCTGACTCTAGTGACAGATCCAGAGACAAAAACGGAGATCAAAAG ACAATGCGTCGGCTTGCTCAAAATCGCGAGGCTGCTAGGAAAAGTCGTTTGAGGAAAAAG GCATATGTTCAACAATTGGAGAACAGCAGGCTAAAGCTTACCCAGCTAGAGCAGGAGTTGCAACGAGCTCGTCAACAA GGCATTTTTATATCTAGTTCAGCAGACCAGTCCCATTCCATGAGTGGAAATG GGGCGTTGGCTTTTGACACGGAGTACGCACGGTGGTTGGAAGAACACAATCGACAAGTTAATGAGCTGAGAGCTGCAGTTAATGCTCATGCAGGCGATACTGAGCTGCGTAGTGTTGTTGAGAAGATCATGTCACACTATGATGAGATTTTTAAGCAAAAAGGAAATGCAGCCAAAGCAGATGTCTTTCATGTGTTATCAGGCATGTGGAAGACACCAGCTGAGAGGTGTTTCCTATGGCTTGGAGGTTTCCGACCTTCTGAGCTTTTAAAG GGATATGCAACCTTCAGCAATCATCACAACAAGCTGAGGATGCTCTTTCACAAGGAATGGAGGCTCTTCAGCAGTCTTTGGCAGAAACGTTGGCTGGGTCTATCGGCTCTTCTGGATCTGGATCAACAGGAAATGTGGCAAACTACATGGGGCAAATGGCCATGGCCATGGGAAAGCTTGGAACCCTTGAAAATTTCCTTCGTCAG GCTGACAACCTGCGGCAGCAGACTCTTCAGCAGATGCAAAGGATCCTGA